The Alicyclobacillus macrosporangiidus CPP55 genome segment CTTGCGGCGGGCGGCCCGCCTGGCAGCCGATTGCGGGGTGGCCAGCCGCTACCGGGAGCTGTCTTCCAAGTACGGGCACGACGCGTTCCTGATTGAGTTCGAACCGCTCTCCCGGATGGTGGAGGAGGCGCTGCGCGAATCGGGTCGGTGAGGCTCAGGGCTGGCTGTTGCCGGGCTGCTCTCGCACCAGGACCAGGTATCCGGACTGGCCGTCGGTGTTGACGTGGATGCGCTCGGCCCGGTACCAGGTTCCGTCGAGCTGTACCCGCCCGCCAGCCCGGTAGTCTGTCCCCTGCGGGCCCTGGCCGATCGGGCTTTCTGCGGGGAACTCGCCCACTACGCGCCGGGCCTCTGAGACCTGGACGACGTACGTCTGTCCGCCGCGCTTGGCCAGATTCCAGTGTTCCTCCGAGGTTTCGGCGGGGGTCATCGTCACCGGGATCTGCACGGTGACGCCCTGGTGACGGGCCTCCGGCGGCATCGCCAGACTGGGCGGCCCGCCGCGGCGGAAGAAGATGAGCGCCACCACCACCAGGGCGACGAGAATCCAGTGGGTTCGTTTCACAGACATCCCTCCTGCGGACGCCGGTATCGCCAGATCAATGGACCTGGATGTCGATGGTCTTGATGACAGCGTCCTTTGTCGGGAAGCTCCGCTCGCCGGTCATCGGGTTGTTGGTCACGGGGATGGCGGCGATCTTCTGCACGACGTCCATGCCGCTCGTCACTTGCCCGAACTGGGTGTAGTTCGGATTTTGATCGAGGGCCTTGGCGTCCGGGCCGGTGCAGATGAAGAACTGGCTCCCGTTGGTGTTCGGCCCGGCGTTGGCCATGGCGACGATCCCCGGCGTGTACGAGTGCTTGGGCGGCAACTCGTCGGCGAACTGGTAGCCGGGGCCGCCGGTGCCGTTGTTGAGCGGATCGCCTGTCTGGATCATGAACGGTTGAATGATGCGGAAGAACTTGTCGTTGTCGTAAAAGTGGTGTTCGCACAGGAACACGAAGTTGTTCACGGTCCGAGGACTCTCCTTGGCGAAGAGGGATACGGTGAAATCCCCGTAGTTGGTGTGGAACACCGCGTCGTACTGTTTGGCCGGGTCGATCTGCATGGCCGGCGGCTGGGACCATTGGGGTTTTCCTGCCGCGGTCCCGGCTGAACGGTTGCCTTCATTGGCCGCGTTGGTCGTGTTGCCGGCCGATCCGCAGCCGGCCAGTCCGATGAACAAAAGCGCCGCCGCGCCCATACGCCATTTCGGATGAAGCATTCTCAATCCCTCCTGTCGCTCGCGATGACGCTCGACATCCCCCTTTGCATTCCAGGCCGCTCTAACGACTCCTGCCGATCCGGATGAAATGTGCGGATTTTTTCACAGGCTAGGCAGGAATGTCGAATCGTGTCGCGAATGTAACCGTATTCGGTGAAATCGCTTCCCCGGGGACGGGCATGTCCATAACCGGCCGACCGGTCGGTTGATACCCGGGTGGCGACCGGGTGAATCCGGTTCTGTGGTGCAAGCGTCGTCCAACGTGATCGTGGGTTTGGAAAAATTGGAAAACGGGTATGTTTGCCTGGATCCTGTCCCGGAGGCGCATGAGTTATGCAGGAAGCGCGAAACTTGCTGGAAATGCTCTACACGTCGGTGGAACGGTACGGAGAGCGCACCGCGCTGTGGGATCCGCTGGAAGACGGCAGCTACGCCACGTGGACCTATGAACAGCTGTGGCGGGACATCCACCGCGTGGCGTCCCGGTTGGCAGAATGCGGGGTGGGGCGGGGCGATTTCGTCGGTCTCATCGCGACCACGCGGGCCTGGTGGCCGATTGCGGACTTCGCCATCATGAGCCTCGGCGCGCACACGGTGCCCGTGTATCCAAGCGTCCCGTCCAATCAGGTGCAATTCATCCTGGCACACGCCGGCGTGCGTGCGGTGTTCGTGGAGAACGCCGAACAGTTGGAAAAGGTGGTGGCCGAGCAGGCCCATCTGCCCGCGCTGGAGTTCGTCGTGGTGCTCGACGAGGTCGCCGACGGGCCACTGGAAAGGGCGCGGGCGCTTTGGCCGGTGTACCGGCTGCGCGACTGGCTGCGCGGGAGTGCGGGCCTGACGGACGCCGAGTGGGAAGCGCGTTGGCGTGCCCTGCCGCCGGAGCACGTGGCGACCATCGTGTACACGTCGGGCACGACCGGGTTTCCAAAGGGGGTTCAGCTGACCCATGGCAACCTGGTCGCCAACGTGGAAGGCATCCGCCATGTGGTGCGCATTCGTCCCGAGGATCGATCGCTGTCCTATCTGCCCCTGTCCCACATCTTCGAGCGCACCGCCGGGCAGTTCGTCCCCCTGCAGGCGGGAGCGTCCATCGCTTACTCGCGCGGGATGAAGTACATCACGGAGGAATTTGTGCGCATGCCGCCGACGGTGTTCACGACGGTGCCGCGGCTGCTCGAGAAGGTGTACGAGGCGGTGCAGGCCCGGATCCAGGCGGCCCGTGGGCTGCGCAGGCGGATGATGGAGCGGGCGCTGGCCTTGGGAACGGCGGCGCGCGTCGAGGGCCGGCCGGTGCCGGCGTGGGAATTGGCGCTGTACGACCGGCTGGTGCTGCGCAAGGTTCGCCAGGCGTTGGGGGGCAGGATTCGGGCTGTCATTGTCGGCGGGGCGCCGATGCCCCTGTACGTGGGACGCTTCTTCACCGCCATCGGCGTGCCGGTGGCGGAAGGATACGGGATGACGGAGACCTCGCCGGTGGTGAGCGCCAACTTCCCGGAACAACCCAGGCTCGGCACGGCGGGCAAGGTGTTGCCGAACCTCGAGGTGCGCATCGCGGAAGACGGCGAGGTGTTGGTGCGGGGGCCGAGCGTAACGCCCGGGTACCTGCACAACGAGGAGGCCACGCGGGAGGCGATTGACGCCGACGGCTGGCTGCACACCGGAGACATCGGGGAACTGTCGGAGGACGGATACCTGCGTATCACCGACCGCAAAAAGAACTTATTGGTGCTCTCGACGGGCAAGAAGGTCACGCCGGCGCCCATCGAGGGGGCCATCGTGCAGAACCCGTACATCGACCAGGCGCTGCTCATCGGGGCGGGGTACAAGTACGTCAGCGTGATCGTCGTGCCAAACGAGGAGGCGGTCGGCCGGTGGTTGGCCGAGCGGGGGCGGCACTTGCCGCGCGCGCAGTGGTCCGACGACGCTGAGCTGGCCGATTTCCTGCTCGCCCAGGTGACACAGGCGACGGCCGGATTCGCCCGGTTCGAACAGCCGAAAAAGGTGTTGGTGGCACGGGAACCGTTTACGTTGGAGAATGAACTGCTGACGCCGACCTTGAAAATTCGCGCGCGCAACGTGTTGGCGTTGTATGCGAAGGAGATTGAAGCGTTGTACAGCGAGGCGAAGGAGACAGCGCCCGCTTGATATGCAGGCGGGGCGTGGGAGCGGTGGCCGGATCCCAGCAGATCCGGCCACTTTCCATCTTCCATCCAATGGATCAGCCGCGGCCGATCATCTGCAGGAACTCGCGCCGCAGATCCGCGTTATGCTGGTACTCGCCGCGGGTCGCGACCGTGATGGTGCGCGACCCGGGCTTGCGGATCCCGCGCGCGCACATGCACGTGTGTTCCGCGTCAATCAACGCGATCACGCCGTGGGGCTGCAGCACCCGGTCGATGGTGTCCACAATCTGCTCCGTCATACGCTCTTGGACCTGCAGCCGGCGGGCGAACACGTCCACCAGGCGGGCGATCTTGCTGATCCCGACGATGGTCCGCGACGGGAGGTAGGCGACATGGGCCTTGCCGAAGAACGGCACCATATGGTGCTCGCACAGGCTGTAGAACGTGATGTCGGAGACAATCACCGGACCTTGCGCCGTCTCGTCAAACGTCGCGCTGAGCACGCTCTCCGGGTCCATGCGCATGCCGCCGAGCATCTCTTCGTACATCTTGGCCACCCGCAGGGGCGTATCCACGAGGCCGTCACGGGTGGTGTCTTCGCCGAGCAACCGGAGGATCTCCCGCACGTGCTCGGCGATTCGATTCCGCTCGTGCACCGGCGCCGGGATGACCTGCTGGTTCGTTTCTGTCCGCATCGGTGACCTCCTCCACCGCCGTCAGCGGGCGATGATACTTACGATGATGAACGTTTTTTGCCGGGTTGGCAAGCTGGTCCGCCCGGATCCCCGCCGATCCCGCCTCCGCACCGCGTCCCTTCGCGCTTGACCGTTCGTCCCGGCAGGCAGTATGCTGGACGTCTGTCAGCGCATTCAGTGGACAAGGTCTCGTGCGGACATCCACAAGCGAGAGGAGCGAAGACCGAATGAGGCCAGCGATGACAGCCACCCCTGCCGCGGCGGTTGACTTGCTGGACGGGCTCAATCCCGAACAACGTCAGGCGGTGACGACCGTCGAAGGCCCGCTCCTGGTGGTTGCGGGCGCAGGCAGCGGGAAGACGAGCGTGTTGACCCGGCGGATCGCCTACCTCCTGCAGGCGCATCAGGTTCCGGTGCACCACGTGCTCGCCATCACATTCACCAACAAGGCGGCGCGCGAGATGAAAGAGCGAATCCGGGCGCTGGTCGGCCGGCAGGCGGACGATCTGTGGATGGGCACGTTCCACAGCGTGTGCGTAAAGATCCTGCGCCGGGAGGCGGAAGGGATCGGGTACACTCCGGCGTTCACCATCCTCGACGCAGACGATCAAAAGAGCGCCATTCAACAGGCGATGCTCGACCTCAACCTGGACCTCAAAAAATTCGATGCGGGCGCCATCCAGGCGGCCATCTCCCGGTGGAAGAACGAACTGCGCGGGCCGGGTCAGCTGCGCGCCAAGGACACCCAACGCCTCGGCGACCAGGTGGCCGCACAGGTGTACCAACTGTATCAGAAGCGTCTGTTCGCCGCCAATGCGATGGACTTCGACGATCTCATCGGCCATACGGTGCAACTGCTCGAAACCCGGGCCGATGTGCGGGAGCGTTACCAGGACAAGTTCCGCTACATCCACGTGGACGAGTACCAGGACACCAATCACGCCCAGTACCGGCTGGTCCGGCTGCTCGCAGGCAAGCATCGCAACCTGTGCGTCGTCGGCGACTCGGACCAGGCCATTTACGCCTGGCGAGGCGCCGATATCACGAATATCCTCCACTTCGAGCGGGATTATCCGGACTGCAAGACCATCACCCTGGAGACGAATTACCGGTCCACCGAGATCATCCTCGAGGCGGCCAATGAAGTGATCCGCCACAACACGCGCCGCAAGGAGAAGAATTTGCGCAGCGTCCGCGGCCGCGGGGAGCCCATCCGCGTGACGGCGTTGACCGACGGCGAGGACGAGGCCCGCTATGTGGCGGATCAGATCCGCATGCACGTGGAAGCGGGTGGGCGCTATGGGGATTGCGCGGTGCTCTACCGCGCCAACGCTCAATCCCGGTTGATCGAGGAGGCGTTGATGGGGCAGGCCATCCCGTACACCATCGTCGGCGGCCTGACATTCTACGACCGCCGGGAGATCAAAGACGTCATGGCCTACCTGCGGGTGCTCGCCAATCCAAAGGATGAGATCTCGCTGCTGCGCATCATCAACACGCCGAAGCGGGGCTTGGGGGAACAGACCGTTGGCAAGCTGTTGGAATTCGCCCACGGGGAGGGGTTGACCCTGTTCGACGCCCTCGGCCGGGCGCGCGAGGCGGGCGTGGGCGACAAGGCCGCAGAGGCCGCCGAACAGTTCCACGCGATGATGGAGGAGCTGATGGTGTGGATGGATGGCATGCCGGTCAGCGATTTTCTGGCCGAGGTGCTGCACGCCACCGGCTACCGGCGCATGTACGCGGAGAGCCCCAAGAAGGAGGATCAGCAGCGGCTGGAGAACCTCGACGAGCTGTTCAGCGTGACGAAGTCCTTCGATCGCCGCCGGCAGGGCAGCCTTCTGGAGTTCTTGGCGGAGGTGGCGCTGCTCAGCGACGTCGACAAAGAGAAGGGAAAGCCTGAGAACGCGGTGCGGCTGATGACTCTGCACGCGGCGAAGGGGCTGGAGTTCCCGGTGGTGTTCATGATCGGCATGGAGGAGGGAGTCTTCCCGCACGCCCGTTCGATGGACGATGCGCTGGGCATTGAGGAGGAGCGCAACCTGTGCTACGTGGGCATCACCCGGGCGCAGAACGTGCTGCACATGACGTACTGTACGGAGCGCACGCTGTACGGGCAGGTGGCGGTTCGCGAGCCGTCGCGGTTCTTGGCGGAGCTGCCGGCGACGCACATCGTGCATCAGTCGCTGACGGCCGCCGAGCTGTACACGTGGAAGCCGGGGGATCGGGTGCGCCACGCTCAGTTCGGCGAGGGCATCGTGACGGCGGTGTGGCCGGCCTCCGACGGCGGGGAGGAGGAGCTGGAGGTGATGTTCCACCCGTCCGTCGGGATGAAGCGGTTCCCCAAGCGGTATGCGAAACCCGCCGGATGACCGCGACGCGGGATTGGTCAGCCGCCTGGGAAGATGTTAGAATAGGACAGACACGACGGTTCGTGACCATGGCCTCGGGGCCCGGGTTCAGGAGGAAGATGGGGTGCGCTGGATTTGGATTGTTGTCGTCATCCTGGTGTTGACGGGTTTGTACATATGGATGTACAGGTATGCCCGGAAGCGGCAAAAGGAGTTTGACGCCCAGTACGAGGCGGCAAAGGAGCGCCGTGAGGTGTTCGTGCTGCACAAGCGCATCGTGCGCGAACGCCCGCAGTCCGGCTGGCTGAAGTTTGCCCGTTTTAAGACCTACCAGGTGGTGGGGCGGGTCAACGTCTCGCAATCGATGCGGGGCATCCAGATGAGCCGGATGCAGACGGTGACCTTTCAGACGACCAAGTCGGAGTATGACAAGATTCAACCGAACCACAAGTACAAGATGGACATCGCCGGCAATTACATCGGCTACGTGCTGGCACCGCCTCCTGTGAAGGAGAACAAGAAGGACCGCAGCAAGGCGAAGGAGAAGGGGACTGACAAAGGGGCCGCCAAAAGCAAGAAGTCTGCAGCGGCGAGCCAGAGTGCAAAAGGGGGCCAGGGCTCGCGGGGCGGCCATGCGAATCCCCAGGAGGAAAGAGGCCGTTTGCGCAATCTCGTGCGCCTGGTCCGGCGCGGCAAAGACGGAGACACGGATAATCGATAGAGATCACCGGGCGGTCGCCGATTTCAGGGCGGCCGCCTCGGGTCAGGCCTGCTGCCGGCGCACCTCGACATGGCAACCGCCCGCACGCGCGCATAAGCTGTGGTGAACATCTCGGAGTTTGGCAGAGGAGGTTCACGCAGATGCGGGCAAAGGGAAAGGGACACACCCGGGGCCGTCCGGCGGTTCGCGTTTCGGCGGTGTTGGCGTCCGGGCCGGCGCAGCGCGCCGGACGGGCAGGCGCCAAGACCGGAGGACGGAAGACCGGAAAGCGCCGAACGCATGGTGCGCGCTCCAGCAAACCGGCAGAGGCCCTGTTGACGTTTCGGGCGCGACAGCCTGGCGACGATGCGTTCATCATGCAGTTGACGGAAGCGCAGTTGGGCGATGTGCATCAACAGTCGTTCGGGGCACCGTTTCCGAGGGAACAGTTTCTTGCGTATCTCAGGTCCGGCGCGCCTACCGTGGTTGTGGAAAAAAACGGCAAACCGATCGGGTATTACTCCTATCTCATCGGCCCGGACGGAAAGATGCACGTCAGCGCCATGGTGATCGATCCCGCTCATCAATCCGAGGGGATCGGCACACGCGTGATGCAGCACATGGAGGATCAGGCCAGGGCGAACGGCGTGCATACGATGGAGGTGTTCGTGCAGGCCAACAACGAAAGAAGCCTGGCCTTCACGCGTAAGCTGGGCTTCGTTGAGCAATTTCGGGTCGCACCCAACTCCATCTGTTTTCAAAAGCCTGTGGCAGGGGTGGCCCGTTCGGGAGGGCCAGCACCTGGGACGGGTGTGCAGCCCGCCCAACAGGCACCCGGAATGCCGGTGGGTGTCCCGCCCATGTGAAAGGGAGGTGGCCGTACGGCGAGTGTGCGGCCGCCTCCCGAGCGTCGTTTGGTGGACAAGCGCGGAAACCGGGATGGAAAGCGAATAACAGGTTCGGGGGGACGGGCGAATGGCGTCGGTGGAGGACAAGCCTCGCTGCCGGTGGGTGACGGACGAACAATTGGCGCGGTATCACGACGAGGAGTGGGGACACCCCCCGCAATCGGACGCGGGATGGTTCGAATTCGTCGTCCTCGAGACCTTTCAAGCCGGGTTGAGCTGGCGGACGGTTTTGCACAAACGGGAGGCCTTCCGGCGGGCGTTTGCCGGCTTCGAGCCTGGCGCCGTCGCTCGTTTCACGGACGACGACGTCCGCCGGTTGCTGTCTGACCCCGGCATCATCCGCAACCGCAAGAAGATTGAAGCCGCGGTGGAAAACGCCCGCATCGCGCTGCAGCTGGCGGAAACGCACGGATCTCTGGCAGCGTTTTTTCACGGGCTGGCGTCCTGTCCCGACCCCCTGCGCGTCTTGCAGGAGACCTTCCGGTTCGTCGGCCGCACGACGGCGGAGAGCATCGCCTTTGCCACCGGTCTCCTTGCCCCGCCCCACGATCCGGGGTGCTGGAAGGCTTACACGGAGCAGGCGCAGGCGGGTGGCGCGCAGGGGTCAGAGGCCGGTACCGCCTCCGTTTGACACACCGGGGTTCGGTACGGCTGGGCTCGACGGGAGGAA includes the following:
- a CDS encoding DNA-3-methyladenine glycosylase I, which gives rise to MASVEDKPRCRWVTDEQLARYHDEEWGHPPQSDAGWFEFVVLETFQAGLSWRTVLHKREAFRRAFAGFEPGAVARFTDDDVRRLLSDPGIIRNRKKIEAAVENARIALQLAETHGSLAAFFHGLASCPDPLRVLQETFRFVGRTTAESIAFATGLLAPPHDPGCWKAYTEQAQAGGAQGSEAGTASV
- a CDS encoding GNAT family N-acetyltransferase, whose product is MRAKGKGHTRGRPAVRVSAVLASGPAQRAGRAGAKTGGRKTGKRRTHGARSSKPAEALLTFRARQPGDDAFIMQLTEAQLGDVHQQSFGAPFPREQFLAYLRSGAPTVVVEKNGKPIGYYSYLIGPDGKMHVSAMVIDPAHQSEGIGTRVMQHMEDQARANGVHTMEVFVQANNERSLAFTRKLGFVEQFRVAPNSICFQKPVAGVARSGGPAPGTGVQPAQQAPGMPVGVPPM
- a CDS encoding AMP-dependent synthetase/ligase; protein product: MQEARNLLEMLYTSVERYGERTALWDPLEDGSYATWTYEQLWRDIHRVASRLAECGVGRGDFVGLIATTRAWWPIADFAIMSLGAHTVPVYPSVPSNQVQFILAHAGVRAVFVENAEQLEKVVAEQAHLPALEFVVVLDEVADGPLERARALWPVYRLRDWLRGSAGLTDAEWEARWRALPPEHVATIVYTSGTTGFPKGVQLTHGNLVANVEGIRHVVRIRPEDRSLSYLPLSHIFERTAGQFVPLQAGASIAYSRGMKYITEEFVRMPPTVFTTVPRLLEKVYEAVQARIQAARGLRRRMMERALALGTAARVEGRPVPAWELALYDRLVLRKVRQALGGRIRAVIVGGAPMPLYVGRFFTAIGVPVAEGYGMTETSPVVSANFPEQPRLGTAGKVLPNLEVRIAEDGEVLVRGPSVTPGYLHNEEATREAIDADGWLHTGDIGELSEDGYLRITDRKKNLLVLSTGKKVTPAPIEGAIVQNPYIDQALLIGAGYKYVSVIVVPNEEAVGRWLAERGRHLPRAQWSDDAELADFLLAQVTQATAGFARFEQPKKVLVAREPFTLENELLTPTLKIRARNVLALYAKEIEALYSEAKETAPA
- a CDS encoding ATP-dependent helicase, whose amino-acid sequence is MTATPAAAVDLLDGLNPEQRQAVTTVEGPLLVVAGAGSGKTSVLTRRIAYLLQAHQVPVHHVLAITFTNKAAREMKERIRALVGRQADDLWMGTFHSVCVKILRREAEGIGYTPAFTILDADDQKSAIQQAMLDLNLDLKKFDAGAIQAAISRWKNELRGPGQLRAKDTQRLGDQVAAQVYQLYQKRLFAANAMDFDDLIGHTVQLLETRADVRERYQDKFRYIHVDEYQDTNHAQYRLVRLLAGKHRNLCVVGDSDQAIYAWRGADITNILHFERDYPDCKTITLETNYRSTEIILEAANEVIRHNTRRKEKNLRSVRGRGEPIRVTALTDGEDEARYVADQIRMHVEAGGRYGDCAVLYRANAQSRLIEEALMGQAIPYTIVGGLTFYDRREIKDVMAYLRVLANPKDEISLLRIINTPKRGLGEQTVGKLLEFAHGEGLTLFDALGRAREAGVGDKAAEAAEQFHAMMEELMVWMDGMPVSDFLAEVLHATGYRRMYAESPKKEDQQRLENLDELFSVTKSFDRRRQGSLLEFLAEVALLSDVDKEKGKPENAVRLMTLHAAKGLEFPVVFMIGMEEGVFPHARSMDDALGIEEERNLCYVGITRAQNVLHMTYCTERTLYGQVAVREPSRFLAELPATHIVHQSLTAAELYTWKPGDRVRHAQFGEGIVTAVWPASDGGEEELEVMFHPSVGMKRFPKRYAKPAG
- a CDS encoding peptidylprolyl isomerase, which codes for MLHPKWRMGAAALLFIGLAGCGSAGNTTNAANEGNRSAGTAAGKPQWSQPPAMQIDPAKQYDAVFHTNYGDFTVSLFAKESPRTVNNFVFLCEHHFYDNDKFFRIIQPFMIQTGDPLNNGTGGPGYQFADELPPKHSYTPGIVAMANAGPNTNGSQFFICTGPDAKALDQNPNYTQFGQVTSGMDVVQKIAAIPVTNNPMTGERSFPTKDAVIKTIDIQVH
- the folE gene encoding GTP cyclohydrolase I FolE; translation: MRTETNQQVIPAPVHERNRIAEHVREILRLLGEDTTRDGLVDTPLRVAKMYEEMLGGMRMDPESVLSATFDETAQGPVIVSDITFYSLCEHHMVPFFGKAHVAYLPSRTIVGISKIARLVDVFARRLQVQERMTEQIVDTIDRVLQPHGVIALIDAEHTCMCARGIRKPGSRTITVATRGEYQHNADLRREFLQMIGRG